The nucleotide sequence AGCCCGGCCTCACCTCCACCTTCGACCTTGTGCCCGGCAGCTTCTCGCCGAGCAATGGCCTCGGCTTTACCGTCGCGTCGCTGCTCATCGGCTGCTTCATCGGCGCCTTCTTTGCCGGACGGCTTGCCGACCTTCTTGGGCGGCGCAATGTGATGCGCATCACCGCCCTTCTCTTCCTAATCGGTGCCCTGGTGCAGGGCTTCGCCTACGACCACACCCTCTTCGTTGTTGCGCGCATCCTCGGCGGCATGGCGGTCGGTGCGGCAAGCGTCCTCTCGCCCGCCTACATCTCCGAAGTCGCACCGGCGAGCATCCGCGGGCGGATGACCACGGTCCAGCAGATCATGATCATCACCGGTCTCACCGCCGCCTTCCTCGTCAATTATCTGCTGGCGGCAGGCGCCGGCGCTTCGACGGAGGGGTTCTGGCTTGGGCTGGAGGCCTGGCGCTGGATGTACCTGATGCAGGCGGTACCGGCGGCGCTCTTCCTTGCCGCCCTTTACTTCATCCCCGAAAGCCCGCGGTTCCTGGTCGCCAAGGGCCGTGACGAGACCGCACTACAGGTGTTGACCCGCCTGTTCGGAAGCGACGTTGCGAAGACCAAGCTTGAGGAGATCCGCGCGACCTTCAACGCCGATCACCAGCCGCGGCTAAGCGATGTACTCGCACCAGTGGGCGCACCCGGCTTCCTCGGCATTCGCTCGATCGTCTGGGTTGGCATCATGCTGGCCGTTTTCCAGCAGCTCGTCGGCATCAACGTCATCTTCTATTACGGCGCGACGCTGTGGCAGCTCGCCGGCTTCAGCGAGAATGACTCGCTGCTGATCAACATCGTCTCGGGCGCCGTGTCGATCGCAGCCTGTTTCGTCACCATCGCCGTCATCGACCGCATCGGCCGCAAGCCGCTGCTCCTTATCGGTTCGGCAGGCATGGCGGTTACCCTGTTCGTGATGGTCTATGCCTTCAGCCACGGCTCGCTCGACGCGTCCGACAATCTCGTTTTGTCACCTGAACTCGGCATGCTCGCGGTCATCGCCGCCAATCTCTACGTCATCTTCTTCAACGTGAGCTGGGGTCCGGTCATGTGGGTCATGCTGGGCGAGATGTTCCCCAACCAGCTGCGCGGGTCCGCCCTCGCAGTTGCGGGATTCTTCCAGTGGTTCGCCAATTTCCTGATCAGCTTCAGTTTTCCCGCAATGGCCGCCTGGAGCCTGACCGGAAGCTACGTCTTCTACGGCGTATGCGCGGTGATCAGCTTCATCCTCGTTCAGCGTTTTGTTCGCGAGACCAAAGGCAAGGAACTCGAAGAAATGCAGGGCTGACGAGCCCTCTCCTGGGGAGCGAGGCCCGCTCTCGCTCCCCAAATCGACTTCATGAGGTAGCCTTCAGTGACCCGCACCCCTGTTCGCCCCTTCCGATCCCGGGACTGGTTCGATGCGCCGGGGCGGAGCGACATGACCGCCCTCTACCTGGAGCGGTTCATGAACTATGGGCTGACCGCCGAGGAACTGCGCTGCGGCAAGCCGATCATCGGCATCGCCCAGTCCGGCAGCGACATTGCGCCGTGCAACCGTATCCATCTTGAACTGGTGCACCGGATCAAGGCGGGAATCCGCGATTCGGGCGGGATTCCGATGGAATTCCCGGTCCATCCGATTTTCGAGAATTGCCGGCGACCGACCGCCGCGCTCGACCGCAACCTTGCCTATCTCGGACTCGTCGAGATCCTCAACGGCTATCCAATTGATGCTGTCGTCCTGACCACCGGCTGCGACAAGACCACTCCCGCCTCGATCATGGCCGCATCAACGGTCGACATTCCGGCGATTACCCTCTCCGGCGGACCGATGCTCGATGGCTGGCACGACGGCGAACTGGTCGGATCGGGAACGGTCATCTGGCGCGCTCGAAGACTGCTCGGTGCGGGCGAGATCGACGAAGCCGAGTTCCTGCGGCGGGCGGCCGACAGCGCACCGTCGGCCGGTCACTGCAACACGATGGGCACGGCGAGCACGATGAATGCGGTCGCCGAAGCGCTGGGCATGTGCCTGCCCGGCAATGCAGCGATCCCGGCGCCTTACCGCGAGCGCGGTCAGATGGCCTATGAGACTGGCCGCCGCGTGGTCGACATGGCCTATGAGGATCTCCGGCCTTCACGCATCCTGACCCGCGAAGCATTCCTCAATGCGCTGCGGCTGATCGCGGCAATCGGCGGCTCCAGCAACGCGCACCCGCATATCGTCGCCATGGCTCGCCACGCTGGCGTCGACCTCTCCCGCGAGGACTGGATGGAGCATGGCTATGACCTGCCCCTGCTGGTCAACATGCAGCCCGCCGGCACCTTCCTCAGCGAACGCTTCCACCGTGCCGGCGGCGTTCCCGCCGTCATGTGGGAGCTGCTTGATGCCGGCCACCTCGACGGCGCGGCACTAACCGTGACAGGGCGCACCCAGGCCGACAATCTCGAAGGACGCGAGGCGCGCGACCGCGAGGTGATCCGGCGCTTCGACCAGCCACTACGCGAGAAGGCGGGTTTTCTCGTCCTCAAGGGCAATCTGTTCGATTTTTCGATCATGAAGACGAGCGTCATTTCGGCCGAGTTCCGCAAGCGCTACCTGTCAAAACCCGGGCAGGAGGGCGTGTTCGAGGCGCGGGCGATCGTGTTCGACGGGTCGGACGATTACCATCACCGGATCAACGATCCTGCCCTCGCCATTGACGAGCATTGTATCCTCGTCATCCGCGGGGCCGGGCCGGTTGGCTGGCCGGGGTCAGCGGAGGTCGTCAACATGCAGCCGCCCGACGCCCTCCTCCAGCGCGGCATTACCAGCCTTCCGACGCTTGGTGACGGGCGCCAGTCGGGGACGTCGGACAGTCCGTCCATCCTCAACGCCTCGCCCGAGAGCGCGGCGGGTGGTGGCCTGTCCTGGCTGCGGACGGGCGACATCATTCGGATCGATCTTGGCCAGGGCACATGCGACGCCCTGGTGGACGAGGCGGAGATCGCGCGCCGCAAGGCCGAAGCGCCGCCACCCGTGCCGCACAGCCAGACACCATGGGAAGAACTGTACCGGGAGAAGACCGGGCAATTGGCCGACGGCGCCGTGCTCGACTTTGCAGTCGCCTATCGCGGCACGTCGAAGCGCACGCCGCGCCACAATCACTGACCGATTGGCAGCTCGAACACCGGCACCGGCAGAAGGTCGGCGTCATAGAGGTTGACGACCGGAGAGTCGGCCCAGGCGTGACGCACCTTCACGTCGCCCGGCAGCGCCTTGCGGACGAGGAGATCGGTCCCGTCGATGTCCGCAGCGGCGAAGCGACAGCTGCCGGCACCGGCCCCGCACAGTTCGATGCCGAGCGGCGCTCCGCTCAGCGCCTGCAGAGCCTTGCTGAAGCGAAGACGGATGGTTTCCCCTTCGCGGGCCGCGCGCACCGGAACCGGTCCGACGCGACCGTCCTGGCTGCGATAGGCGAGACCAAGCGCGGCAAGCGCCAGCCGCCTTCCGACTTCCTGCTTGTCAGGCGGGTGGATGTCGTTCTTCTCGCCAAGGTCGATGGCGCTGACGAGGGCAGCGCTGCGGTCCACCGCCACGGCCCGGCGCTGTTCGTCGATCAGCGCAGCCCAGCCGCTTTCCACCGGTGACGTGCCCGGCTTGCCCCAGCCGGCGAGTCCGACGATCAGGAACGGCAGTCGCTCGTTTGCGAAGTGCCGCCGCCAACTGGCCATAAGCGCGGCGAGCCGCCGGTCGTAGCCCGGCTTCCCGACATCGGCTTCGCCCTGATACCAGGCGACGCCCTTGAGCCCGATCGGACCGAGTGGCGCGATCATTCCGCTGAACAGGGTGCCGACACCCGACTGGCCGTCCCAGGGCGCCAGCGGCGGCTCGCCGATTCGATCGGGGGCGACGCTGATCTCCCAGCCGCTGCCCAGCGCCACCTTCTCGCCATTGGCCAAGCGCAACTCGACACGTTCGGCCGGACCCTGAAAGCCGCCGGCGGCCCAATTGTCGCGGACGAAGACGAGCAGCTCATTGTCGCCTTCTTTCAGCGTGCCGGGCGCAAGCCGATATTCGCGTGGGAGCGACCAGCTGTAGGTCGTGCCAACGGTGACCCCGTTGACGAAGGTCGTGTCGCTGTCGTCGATCACGCCCAGCCCCAAGGTCGCGGCATTCTTCGCCTGGCTAGCCGTCAGCCGGATGCGCTTGCGGGCCCAGACGCCCCCATTGAAGCGCTCGAAGTCGGGTCGGCCCCAGGTCTCCCAGAAGGTAAAGGCCGGCATTGGCTGCCATGTCAGGCTATCGCTGGCGCGCCATGGCTCGCGGCCGACAGCGTCCCCGCTCCTCCGCCGCCACCAGGCGCCCCATTCCTCGCCGAAGCGGACGGCGCCGGCGGCACGGTCCCGTCGATACAGGGCAAGCAAATCAGCCTCGGCCGCCCCGCCGCTGCCGCGCACCGCAGCTTCGTCCATCCAGGCCCGGATCGGGGTCGCGCCCCAGCTGGCATCGATGAGGCCGATCGGGACCTGTCTGTCGCGGCTGCGCAGGTCGCGCGCCATGAAGGTACAGGCTGCGGAAAAGCTGGCCGCGGTGGCCGGGCTGGAGACTTCCCAGCGAACGTCGGGAGTGAGCGGCGCGGGTGCGACGATTGCGCGCTGCGGAATGGTCATCAGGCGCAGCATCGGGTCGGTCGCAGCTTCGACCTCCGCCGCGCCGTTGAGTGCGCGGTCGAGCGGATATTCCATGTTCGACTGGCCCGAGCAGAGCCAGACGTCGCCGACCATGACGTTTTCCGCGGTGGCGCTCGCCCCTTCCGCATCTCGTACTTCGATGCGATAGGGGCCGCCCGCCGGCAGCGCGGGGAAGCGGGCCGACCAGAGGCCGCCGGCATCCGCAACCACCGATGCTGCCTGCCCGCCGACCCTGAGGTTCACCCGCTCGCCCGGTCGCGCGGTGCCGGTGACGACCACGGGGCGGTCCCGCTGGATCACCGCATCGTTGGAATATGGGACATCGATCGTCGGCGCTGCACCGGCGGCGGTGCCGAGCGTGAGTGCAAGGACTCCAGAGCTGACGATCAATCCCGGACGGCTGTGCATGGCTGCCCCTTGATGCCGATTTCGAGTGCGAAGAGATCGCCGGCCTGCGGCTGACCGGCGATCTGCTCGGCGCTCAGCAGCTGCCGCGCCGTCGTCGCGAAAAGGGTGCGGCGGTCGCGGCCGCCGAACGCGACCTTGGTGATGTTGGCGACTGGAAAGGCGATGGTCTGCAACAGCTCGCCCGCGGGAGAATAGCGGCGCGCTTGCCAGCCGGCGTAGAGCCCGATCCACACGCCGCCCTCGGCGTCGCCGGTTGGACCGTCAGGATAGCCCTCCTCGGGCGTGAAGGAGACGAGCAGGCGGCTGTCCATGAGCCCGCCGTCCGCGCCAATCGTGGCCGCGCACAACCTGCCGCCGAGCGTATCAACCCAGTAGAGGGAGCGTCCGTCGGGCGAGATGGCCGGGCCATTGGTGATGGCGATGTCGTCGATGCCGGTGTGACGGAGCCTGCCCTCCGCATAGCAATAGAAGGCGCCCGTCCTGTCGCGCTCACCGTCGTGCATCGTGCCGAACCAGAGCCGCCCTTCCCCGTCGACAACTGCATCGTTGAGCCGATTGTTGGGCTTGTCCCGGTCGACTGCCACGATTTGGTCGAAGCCGCCGCTGCCAGGATCGAAGGCGAAGAGGCCGCTCTGCAATCCGACGATGAAGCCGCCACGGGCGCGCGGAACGATGAAGCCGACCTGCTCGGGCGCACTCCAGCTGCGCTTCTCGCCGCTGTCCGGATCAAAGCGGTGAATCTGCTTCTTCTTGATGTCGACGAACCACAGCCGGTCGTCGATCCATGTCGGCCCCTCGCCAAGTTCGGCACCAAGGGACCAGATGCTTGCGGGTTCGCCGGTCATCAACGCCAGCCCGCGTCGACCCAGTAATTGTGCCCGGTGACCAGCCGCGCGTCGTCGGACGCCAGGAACAGGACCATGGCGGCAACGTCATCGGGTACCAGTCGGTCCTTCAGCGCCTGGGCGGCAACAATCTCAGCTTCGCCTTCAGGCGTGTACCAGCGCTGCTGGCGCGGGGTCTGGATGTTGCCCGGAATGACGCAGGTGACGCGGATGTTGTCCGGCCCGAGCTCGCGCGCGAGGCTACGGGTCAGGCCTTCGATGGCGGCCTTGGCGGTCTGGTAGAGCACAAGGTCGGGCAGGCCGAGGTGCCAGCTGATCGAGCCGAGATTTACAATCGCGCCGCCGCCCTTCTCCTTCATGCCAAGGATCACTCCTTGGGCCGCAAAGAACTGGTGGCGCAGGTTCACATTGACCCGCTCGTCCCAGTAATCCGGGGTCACCTCGCCGACCTGGTGGCGATCGTCATTCGCGGCATTGTTGACGAGGATGTCAAACGCTCCGCCCTCGTCGACCATATGGGCGATCGATTGCCGGAGCCCGGCGACGTCGCACAGGTCGACGCGCTCGAAGCGGGCCTTGCCGCCGAGCCGCTCCAGGAGCGCAAGCGACTCCTCCTCGGCGATGTCAAAAAAGACGACGTCCGACCCCTGCCGGACGAACGCCTCCACGATACCCGCGCCGATGCCGGAACCCCCGCCGGTCACCAGCACCCGTTTGCCCTTCAAGCTGGGGTAGACCGCCCGCAAGTCGCTCTTGTCGCTCAAATTGCTTACCCCCCGACGTAGACGGTCTTCGTCTGTGTGTAGAATTCGACGGCGGCGAAGCCCTGCTCGCGTGCGCCGTAGCTGGACTTGCGGGTGCCGCCGAACGGCACATGATAATCGACCCCCGCCGTGGGCAGGTTGACCATCACCATTCCCGCCCGCACGGCACGCCGGAAATGGCGGGCGTGCTTGAGGCTGTCGGTGACGATGCCGGCAGACAGGCCGAACTGCCCACGATTGGCGATCTCCAGTGCTTCATCATAGTCGCGCACGCGCACTGTGCTGGCGACCGGCCCGAACACTTCCTCGCAGTTGATGCGCATGTTGGGGGCGGTGTCGGCGATGATGGTCGGGGCCATGTAATAGCCGCGCGTGTCGAGGCTGAGCGGCTCGCCGCCGGTGAGAACCTGCCCGCCTTCGTCACGCGCGATGCCGACGTAGCGGAGGTTCTGTTCCAGCTGCTGCTCGCTCACCGCTGGGCCGATCTGGCTCGACGGATCAAGCGCATTGCCGACCCGCAGGGAGCGCGCCCGCTCTGCCAGCGCCTCGACGAAGCGGTCGTGGATGCCTTCGGTGACGATGATCCGCGACGACGCGGTGCAGCGCTGGCCGGTGCCGAAGAAGGCCCCATCGATCGCCACCGTTACCGCCTTCTCGATGTCGGCATCGTCCAGGACGACCAGCGGGTTCTTGCCGCCCATTTCGAGCTGCAGCCGTGCCTGACGCTTGATCGCCCCTGCGGCGACGCTCGCCCCGACGCCCTGCGAGCCGGTGAAGGAGATGCCGTCGATGTCGCCATGGTCGACGATCGCCCGCCCGACGTCGCCTTCGCCAAGAACGAGGTTGAAGACGCCCGGCGGCGCCCCGGCCTCTTCGATGATCTTGCCGAGCGCATGGGCGATCGCCGGCGTCGGCGTGGCCGGCTTCAGCACCACCGTATTGCCGAACGCCAGCGCCGGCGCGGCCTTCCAGGCGGGGATGGCGATCGGGAAGTTCCACGGCGTGATCAGCCCGAACACGCCGACCGCCTCGCGGTGGGTGGTGACGTCGATCCCAGGCCGCGTCGAATCCAGGGCCTGGCCGTGGCGGCGGATCGCCTCGCCCGC is from Sphingomonas sp. LHG3406-1 and encodes:
- a CDS encoding sialate O-acetylesterase is translated as MHSRPGLIVSSGVLALTLGTAAGAAPTIDVPYSNDAVIQRDRPVVVTGTARPGERVNLRVGGQAASVVADAGGLWSARFPALPAGGPYRIEVRDAEGASATAENVMVGDVWLCSGQSNMEYPLDRALNGAAEVEAATDPMLRLMTIPQRAIVAPAPLTPDVRWEVSSPATAASFSAACTFMARDLRSRDRQVPIGLIDASWGATPIRAWMDEAAVRGSGGAAEADLLALYRRDRAAGAVRFGEEWGAWWRRRSGDAVGREPWRASDSLTWQPMPAFTFWETWGRPDFERFNGGVWARKRIRLTASQAKNAATLGLGVIDDSDTTFVNGVTVGTTYSWSLPREYRLAPGTLKEGDNELLVFVRDNWAAGGFQGPAERVELRLANGEKVALGSGWEISVAPDRIGEPPLAPWDGQSGVGTLFSGMIAPLGPIGLKGVAWYQGEADVGKPGYDRRLAALMASWRRHFANERLPFLIVGLAGWGKPGTSPVESGWAALIDEQRRAVAVDRSAALVSAIDLGEKNDIHPPDKQEVGRRLALAALGLAYRSQDGRVGPVPVRAAREGETIRLRFSKALQALSGAPLGIELCGAGAGSCRFAAADIDGTDLLVRKALPGDVKVRHAWADSPVVNLYDADLLPVPVFELPIGQ
- a CDS encoding SDR family NAD(P)-dependent oxidoreductase, producing MSDKSDLRAVYPSLKGKRVLVTGGGSGIGAGIVEAFVRQGSDVVFFDIAEEESLALLERLGGKARFERVDLCDVAGLRQSIAHMVDEGGAFDILVNNAANDDRHQVGEVTPDYWDERVNVNLRHQFFAAQGVILGMKEKGGGAIVNLGSISWHLGLPDLVLYQTAKAAIEGLTRSLARELGPDNIRVTCVIPGNIQTPRQQRWYTPEGEAEIVAAQALKDRLVPDDVAAMVLFLASDDARLVTGHNYWVDAGWR
- a CDS encoding SMP-30/gluconolactonase/LRE family protein, with product MTGEPASIWSLGAELGEGPTWIDDRLWFVDIKKKQIHRFDPDSGEKRSWSAPEQVGFIVPRARGGFIVGLQSGLFAFDPGSGGFDQIVAVDRDKPNNRLNDAVVDGEGRLWFGTMHDGERDRTGAFYCYAEGRLRHTGIDDIAITNGPAISPDGRSLYWVDTLGGRLCAATIGADGGLMDSRLLVSFTPEEGYPDGPTGDAEGGVWIGLYAGWQARRYSPAGELLQTIAFPVANITKVAFGGRDRRTLFATTARQLLSAEQIAGQPQAGDLFALEIGIKGQPCTAVRD
- a CDS encoding sugar porter family MFS transporter, whose amino-acid sequence is MTEAGPERANLGYIGAIVAVATIGGFLFGYDSGAVNGTQPGLTSTFDLVPGSFSPSNGLGFTVASLLIGCFIGAFFAGRLADLLGRRNVMRITALLFLIGALVQGFAYDHTLFVVARILGGMAVGAASVLSPAYISEVAPASIRGRMTTVQQIMIITGLTAAFLVNYLLAAGAGASTEGFWLGLEAWRWMYLMQAVPAALFLAALYFIPESPRFLVAKGRDETALQVLTRLFGSDVAKTKLEEIRATFNADHQPRLSDVLAPVGAPGFLGIRSIVWVGIMLAVFQQLVGINVIFYYGATLWQLAGFSENDSLLINIVSGAVSIAACFVTIAVIDRIGRKPLLLIGSAGMAVTLFVMVYAFSHGSLDASDNLVLSPELGMLAVIAANLYVIFFNVSWGPVMWVMLGEMFPNQLRGSALAVAGFFQWFANFLISFSFPAMAAWSLTGSYVFYGVCAVISFILVQRFVRETKGKELEEMQG
- a CDS encoding aldehyde dehydrogenase family protein, whose amino-acid sequence is MSETLHHIIAGEAVGSDAAGESINPSDLGDVVARYPKGSTADVDRAVKAARAAFPSWSEASPEVRSDVLDKAGSLVMARAKELGELLSREEGKTLPEGTGEVMRAGRILKYFAGEAIRRHGQALDSTRPGIDVTTHREAVGVFGLITPWNFPIAIPAWKAAPALAFGNTVVLKPATPTPAIAHALGKIIEEAGAPPGVFNLVLGEGDVGRAIVDHGDIDGISFTGSQGVGASVAAGAIKRQARLQLEMGGKNPLVVLDDADIEKAVTVAIDGAFFGTGQRCTASSRIIVTEGIHDRFVEALAERARSLRVGNALDPSSQIGPAVSEQQLEQNLRYVGIARDEGGQVLTGGEPLSLDTRGYYMAPTIIADTAPNMRINCEEVFGPVASTVRVRDYDEALEIANRGQFGLSAGIVTDSLKHARHFRRAVRAGMVMVNLPTAGVDYHVPFGGTRKSSYGAREQGFAAVEFYTQTKTVYVGG
- a CDS encoding IlvD/Edd family dehydratase: MTRTPVRPFRSRDWFDAPGRSDMTALYLERFMNYGLTAEELRCGKPIIGIAQSGSDIAPCNRIHLELVHRIKAGIRDSGGIPMEFPVHPIFENCRRPTAALDRNLAYLGLVEILNGYPIDAVVLTTGCDKTTPASIMAASTVDIPAITLSGGPMLDGWHDGELVGSGTVIWRARRLLGAGEIDEAEFLRRAADSAPSAGHCNTMGTASTMNAVAEALGMCLPGNAAIPAPYRERGQMAYETGRRVVDMAYEDLRPSRILTREAFLNALRLIAAIGGSSNAHPHIVAMARHAGVDLSREDWMEHGYDLPLLVNMQPAGTFLSERFHRAGGVPAVMWELLDAGHLDGAALTVTGRTQADNLEGREARDREVIRRFDQPLREKAGFLVLKGNLFDFSIMKTSVISAEFRKRYLSKPGQEGVFEARAIVFDGSDDYHHRINDPALAIDEHCILVIRGAGPVGWPGSAEVVNMQPPDALLQRGITSLPTLGDGRQSGTSDSPSILNASPESAAGGGLSWLRTGDIIRIDLGQGTCDALVDEAEIARRKAEAPPPVPHSQTPWEELYREKTGQLADGAVLDFAVAYRGTSKRTPRHNH